A single genomic interval of Metamycoplasma salivarium harbors:
- a CDS encoding MSC_0882 family membrane protein: MALKPIVSGSIQRSAEFATETTANRIAYETLQTKALSSDRVKNKLVDPEGIIPNGIYKVFRLERNVKLASIIISSIVAFFSLLFCILFAAAPKIFSNDGKVKWGHYIIPVILLGLSIYMFIIELIELIGISRSVVFYRESIRRGAISTPPFITLLYRKLIMKQVRRTWFVVAIIFYVGLFTLIFYGLKDVDWKGLHFKKWIDNTFKNPMAVVYVLCAIMLVSLILHIALTIFRKKRLVDIQSFFGNEVMDYNDLQEKKSKAHRFYAKIFFISILVLLIIPFIIYIVLRKTVWKGK, encoded by the coding sequence ATGGCACTTAAACCTATTGTAAGTGGTTCAATTCAAAGGTCAGCTGAATTTGCAACTGAAACAACTGCAAATCGTATTGCTTACGAAACATTGCAAACTAAGGCATTATCTTCTGATCGTGTTAAAAATAAGTTAGTTGATCCCGAGGGAATTATTCCTAATGGAATTTATAAAGTTTTCCGTCTAGAAAGAAATGTCAAACTAGCTTCAATTATCATTTCAAGTATTGTTGCTTTTTTTAGTTTATTATTTTGTATTCTTTTTGCTGCAGCTCCAAAAATATTTAGTAATGATGGAAAAGTTAAATGAGGACATTATATTATTCCAGTAATTTTATTAGGTCTTTCAATTTATATGTTTATTATTGAATTAATTGAACTAATTGGAATTTCTCGCAGTGTTGTATTTTATAGAGAAAGTATTCGAAGAGGGGCTATTAGCACCCCACCTTTTATTACTTTACTATATCGTAAATTGATTATGAAACAAGTTAGAAGAACCTGATTTGTTGTTGCAATAATCTTTTATGTGGGGCTTTTTACATTAATTTTTTATGGTTTAAAAGACGTTGATTGAAAAGGTTTGCATTTCAAAAAATGAATTGACAATACTTTTAAAAATCCAATGGCTGTTGTTTATGTTTTATGCGCAATTATGCTAGTTTCATTGATTTTGCATATTGCGTTAACAATTTTTAGAAAAAAGAGACTTGTTGATATTCAATCATTTTTTGGGAATGAAGTAATGGATTACAATGATTTGCAAGAAAAGAAGTCTAAGGCTCATAGATTTTATGCTAAAATATTTTTCATAAGTATTCTTGTACTTCTAATAATACCTTTTATTATTTACATTGTTTTAAGAAAAACCGTATGGAAGGGGAAATAA
- a CDS encoding YneF family protein gives MPTWGIVLLVILPILAAIGGFVGGLFFTKKKYDKQLKENPPITEKMIRVMFAQMGRKASEAQVKQVMRSMQNAK, from the coding sequence ATGCCTACATGAGGAATTGTGTTGTTAGTTATCTTGCCAATTCTAGCAGCAATTGGTGGTTTCGTTGGAGGATTATTTTTTACTAAGAAAAAATATGATAAACAATTAAAAGAAAATCCACCAATCACTGAAAAAATGATTCGTGTTATGTTTGCTCAAATGGGCCGTAAGGCTTCTGAGGCTCAAGTTAAACAAGTTATGCGTTCAATGCAAAATGCAAAATAA